A region of the Methyloprofundus sedimenti genome:
ATTTGACGGCATTGTTACCCAGATTGATTAATATCTGCCCCAGGCGTAAAGGATCACCCTTTAAAGCCATAGGCATCTTTGGGTCTATATCAAAAAGTAATTCCAGGCCGCTTTCTTCTGTTTTTAAGCTCAATAAATTAGCCATGTTTTCCAAAACATCTTCAAAGCGGAAGTCGATGTTTTCCATATCCATTTTGCCAGCTTCGATCTTGGAAAAATCCAGAATATCATTGATAATTCCCAGTAATGCTTCTGCTGAACGATTAACTTTTTCTATATAATTACGCTGTTTGCGATCTAAATCAGTTTTTAATGCCAGGTATGACATACCGATAATAGCATTCATTGGGGTACGTATTTCATGGCTCATATTAGCCAAAAAGTCTGACTTACTCTGGTTCGCTTCTTCTGCTGCATATTGTGCAATTTCGGCTGTTTCCTGGGCCAGTTTGAGCTCGGTAATATCAGTGAGTGAACCTGCAGCACGATACGATTTACCTGTGTTATCACGTAGCGACATGCCTCGCATATGAAACCAGCGATATTCACCGCTCCTGGTTAGTAAGCGATATTCCACATCGTAAGCTACATTTTTTTGCAGGTGCGCCGAAAAAGCGGCAAGTGTTTTTTCACGATCATCAGGATGCAAGTTATTGATCCAGGATTTCAGGACATTAGGGAAATCCTTAGTACTCATATACCCGAGCATTTCTCTGAAGCGTTCAGAATACCAAATTTCTCCGCTGGGAATATCATAATCCCATAAACCTACGCCACTGCCGGCAACTGTTAAGTCAAAGCGTTGTTCACTTTGTAGTAAAGCCAATTCAGCCTGCTTACGCTCGGTGATGTCGATCAGAATGCCTATTATTCCAGCAGATTTTCCATCACCTAAAGTAAAGATTGTGCGCCAGTATATAATGTCAGCAGTCCGTCCGGTTTGAGTGGTGATTGCAATTTCTTCATGCGTGGAGCCATTTTTGTTTTTCATAGCCAGATTGGCCTGATAAAATGCTTGTTTTGTAGCTTCCGAATAAAAATCAAGAGCTGTAGCTGGCAGGCCTAAATAATCCTCACGCTGAATATTAAAAAAATGCTCATACGCTCTATTGCAACTACTGAACTTTTGTTGTTCATTAAATACGAAAATAGGATTGGGAATAGCATCCAGCAATGCAGTTTGATAGGCCAACAGTTCATAGTGCTCAATTTCTCTCAAGCCTGCACGGCGTAGATAAAAGGCCAGCATACTGGAGAGGATAAAGATCGCGGTGGGTAAATGTAGGCTATCTGAACTCCATGCTGGATATAAATTTGAGCTGGCTGATTTGGCAGTTATTTTCCATTCTCTATCTGCGAAGCGCATAGTTTCTTCAGTCTGGTATACATGCTGGGTGTATGCGTTAGTGATGTCTTGATTATTTGTCGAGTGTGGGGCTGTATGCAAATATAAAAACTGCTCTTCAGTTGTGTTGTTATCCTGAAATTCTATATCCAGCCCTGACATTCTTGCATGCCGCGAAAGGATCGCTTCAATCATTTGACCCACATTCAATATCGCCACGGCAAAACCTTTGAATGATTGTTGGCGTTGATCTGCAGTTGCGATAGGTGAGTTTTGTTTAAAAACCGGTAGATAAATAATAAATTCATTATTGTTTCTAGTGGATTGAAATAATTGTTGCCGAAGTGATGCTGTAGGCGCATTCGTTATGACAGACTTCATCATACTTTTAAATATTTGCGGGTTGCTGCCCAGATCAAAACCAAGAACTTTTATATTTGCATTTAACGGTTCTACATAATAAACAGGGTAATACCATTTGTGTTGATGTTCTTGAATAATATTGCCCTGTGTATTTTGATCGATAAAAGAAAAATCAATCTTTAATGTTTCTTTAGCCCTTTTTTCATAGGCTGCACGTTCATCATTTGATACTTTAGGTACCCATTCTAATGCTGTGATGCCAGGATATTGTTTGGTTAGTCGTGCAACCAGAAGATGAAATTCATTTCTGTCGATAAAATCGGAAGAATCAAAGCCGGCGCGAATACTGTATAAAGATTCAAGATAAGGTGTAATACCGTATTCGATAGATTGCACATGGCTTTTGACTGCAGCCCTGAATTTGTTATATACGGTTTCCTGAAAGTGATGATGTAGCAGGCTAAAGAGAGAAAGCCCTAAAAAAAGCCCGGTAGCAAGAACAACAACTGGCATGTAGGTGAGAAGTATGGCTGTGCGCTGTTGGCTGTCGCGTAACAGTACCGAGCGGCTTACATAGACTAAAATCAGCGAAAGAACTGTACCTAGAAGAAGCACACTATTACTTGCCAGTGCGTTATAACTGGCGTATTCAAATTTCTCAGGAGTCTGGGCAATGAGTGCTTGCCAGAAGGCCAGTGTCATCGTAAGAGAGGCAATACCTATAGGAAAATAAAGCCACTTTGGCTTACCCTGATAATACTGCTTTTCCTGGTGCCAGGCAAAAGCAAACAGGCCCAGACCAAGAATGATAAAACCCAGAGTGGTGTGAATAGCCATTTTAGATAAATGCCCCCACCCATAAGCCGTTTCCAAGCCTGCAAAGTAACCGGTAAAAGCAACGATGCCTAAGCCTGCAATGATGACTCCCAAGGTACCTAAGGCGCCATTAGTATAGTTTTTCTGCTTAAATAGGCAGGCTAGCAAAATACTCAGACCCGTTAAAGCAAAACACAAAGCAGTATTCGGTGCAATACGTCCCGGTTGAATGATTTCTATATTGACATAATGTTCCATAAATAGCTGATCTATGGATAAGTCTACGCCTGCAATATATTGAACTAAGGTTGCAAAGCTGAGTAAAAATGTTAAAGATCCCAATAAGAGGGTAATAAAAAAACGATTGAAAGCCAGGGTAAGCAAGCCTAGACCCGCTAAAACAAAACTTAAGGCAGTGTTATACTGCATTGGCACAAAGGCCGAATTGACTTGAATCAGCTCCAGATTATGTGTGTACCAGCCGGTCAGGACGAGCAGTCCTAATAACAGGGACAAGGTGCCTGAAATAATCACGCAGGAAAACGAAAAAGAGCGCTTGGAAAGTTTTGTTTGCATATTTATTAATGACCTTTATCCATGGTTGAACTAAGAAAATTTGTTTCCTGAGCATTAAAAGTGACAGCTTAACAAAGCACCGCGAAGTATCTAACCACATAGTTTTTATCAAAACAGTCGACAGGTTATAATTAAACAATCGAAAAAGGGAAAAGAAAAATCAATATCTATTCTAGTATGACACTTATAAATATTAAAGAAACTCCGCCGTGCAATGCTATTTACCTTAGTCAGGAATCGCATGATGAATGACTTTCAACCGACTGTGCTAATAGTGGATGACACGCCAGCAAACATACAGCTATTAAACGGCATGCTACGAGGACTATATAAGGTGAAGGCTGCAACTAGTGGTGAAAAAGCACTTAAAATTGCTCATACAGAACCGCGGCCAGATATTATTTTACTGGATATTATGATGCCTGAAATGGATGGCTATGAAGTTTGTAGACAACTTAAGTCTTCGACGTACACGGCGGCAATACCGGTCATTTTTATTACTGCAAAAGCCGGAGTTGAAGACGAACAACATGGGTTTTCTTTAGGGGCTGTGGATTATGTCACCAAGCCATTCAATCCTGATATTGTCAAAACCCGAGTCCGGACACATTTAGAATTATATGCTCAACAGCAAACATTGTATGCTGAAAACAAACAGTTAAAACAGCGTATTGCTAACAAATTCTGTGATTATATAGAAGCAGAAATAGTCAGTATCCTGGCTGCCGGGGAAAGTGACGGAACTGAATTTAAATCAACGCTGCGCTGGAATTTACATACCGATAAAGCCGATAAAAAAATAGAAAATGCCTGTCTTAAAACAGTTGCTGCCTTTCTAAACAGCGATAGTGGCGTATTATTGGTCGGCGTGGATGATAATGGGAATATATTGGGGCTGGAACAGGACGGATTTGCCAGTGAAGACAAGCTGCTATTGCACTGGAACAGCCTGTTAAAATCGCATATAGGCATCGAATTTATGCAGCTTATACGTTCACAGATCAATAATTTTGCGGGGCAGCGTATTTTATTAGTGCAATGTCTACGTTCATCAAAGCCGGTATTTTTTCGCCGGGATAATGACGAGATATTTTATGTGCGCACTGGTAACGGAACCAACCAGCTTAAACCCAGCGAAGTCCTCGCATATCTTGATCAGCGTGAGAGTTGAGGGCACTGATTACTCAAAAGACATGAATGCAACAACAGCATTTAGACTCTCCTATATAACTTTGGCGGTGACTGATTTCACCCGGATGTATGCTTTTTATCAGTCACTTGGCTTTCCCTTGCATAAGCTTGGCAACAATCCTGAACAGCCCTTTGCCATGTTTGCAATGGGGAGTGTGGTACTGGCCTTATATCCAAAAGCCTTATTGGCAAAACAGGCCGGCTGCAAAATTGAAGGTCAGAATACGACTATGTCACTGTCCTTAAATGTTGCGCATAAAAGCCGGGTTGATGCTGTCCTGAATTTGGCAACTGCACATGGCGCGACGATAACCCGGCGGCCTTTTCAGCCGGAATGGGGTGGTTACTGTGGCTATTTTAAAGATCCCGAAGGTAATTTATGGGAAATTGTCTTTCATGAAAACTATCAGTTGACGCAAGCCCATAGTTAAATGTGACTTAGAGTGGCTATGGAGCCACTAATAATGACCTGCTTTC
Encoded here:
- a CDS encoding VOC family protein, producing MNATTAFRLSYITLAVTDFTRMYAFYQSLGFPLHKLGNNPEQPFAMFAMGSVVLALYPKALLAKQAGCKIEGQNTTMSLSLNVAHKSRVDAVLNLATAHGATITRRPFQPEWGGYCGYFKDPEGNLWEIVFHENYQLTQAHS
- a CDS encoding response regulator, translating into MQTKLSKRSFSFSCVIISGTLSLLLGLLVLTGWYTHNLELIQVNSAFVPMQYNTALSFVLAGLGLLTLAFNRFFITLLLGSLTFLLSFATLVQYIAGVDLSIDQLFMEHYVNIEIIQPGRIAPNTALCFALTGLSILLACLFKQKNYTNGALGTLGVIIAGLGIVAFTGYFAGLETAYGWGHLSKMAIHTTLGFIILGLGLFAFAWHQEKQYYQGKPKWLYFPIGIASLTMTLAFWQALIAQTPEKFEYASYNALASNSVLLLGTVLSLILVYVSRSVLLRDSQQRTAILLTYMPVVVLATGLFLGLSLFSLLHHHFQETVYNKFRAAVKSHVQSIEYGITPYLESLYSIRAGFDSSDFIDRNEFHLLVARLTKQYPGITALEWVPKVSNDERAAYEKRAKETLKIDFSFIDQNTQGNIIQEHQHKWYYPVYYVEPLNANIKVLGFDLGSNPQIFKSMMKSVITNAPTASLRQQLFQSTRNNNEFIIYLPVFKQNSPIATADQRQQSFKGFAVAILNVGQMIEAILSRHARMSGLDIEFQDNNTTEEQFLYLHTAPHSTNNQDITNAYTQHVYQTEETMRFADREWKITAKSASSNLYPAWSSDSLHLPTAIFILSSMLAFYLRRAGLREIEHYELLAYQTALLDAIPNPIFVFNEQQKFSSCNRAYEHFFNIQREDYLGLPATALDFYSEATKQAFYQANLAMKNKNGSTHEEIAITTQTGRTADIIYWRTIFTLGDGKSAGIIGILIDITERKQAELALLQSEQRFDLTVAGSGVGLWDYDIPSGEIWYSERFREMLGYMSTKDFPNVLKSWINNLHPDDREKTLAAFSAHLQKNVAYDVEYRLLTRSGEYRWFHMRGMSLRDNTGKSYRAAGSLTDITELKLAQETAEIAQYAAEEANQSKSDFLANMSHEIRTPMNAIIGMSYLALKTDLDRKQRNYIEKVNRSAEALLGIINDILDFSKIEAGKMDMENIDFRFEDVLENMANLLSLKTEESGLELLFDIDPKMPMALKGDPLRLGQILINLGNNAVKFTEHGEVVLSTRVLESDAKHIKIQFSIRDTGIGMTKEQQKKLFQSFVQADGSTTRKFGGTGLGLVICKKLTEMMDGEIWVESELGQGTTFSFSAVFGIAENIIQSGKINIPEHLSVLVVDDNKSAREIISGILESFDYTTTSVTSGLEAIEKVEQAEQQGHAYDLVIMDWKMPGMDGVEAIRKLQNDPKVSKIPAIIMVTAYDKEELTEKAKDIEHLNVLTKPTNASFLFDTIMRAFGRNIPSNSRRNVRQEGYTEALRHLRGANILLVEDNEINQELALELLSNSGINVTLAENGQEAVDIIQQQSFDGVLMDIQMPVMDGYCATKIIRELEIGKQLPIIAMTANAMSSDIEHARQAGMNDHISKPINVAEMFVTMAKWISPTPAVNQTYLPRASAIQTQKEPEPELPELNGIDCKAGLAITQGNKKLYRRLLLKFLDSEQNFTEKFHQALLSDDVAAATRVAHTLKGVAGNIGAHEIQKAAQALELACQSKADNAELEVLLDEVIAVLTPVLESLKQIQQVQEPDSINTQEITAAEQISLFEKLLKLLLEDDADAVDVLEDIVDRMGTSSEARQLKPLEKLIEQYAYDDAIVIVKAMLKKLS
- a CDS encoding response regulator, with protein sequence MNDFQPTVLIVDDTPANIQLLNGMLRGLYKVKAATSGEKALKIAHTEPRPDIILLDIMMPEMDGYEVCRQLKSSTYTAAIPVIFITAKAGVEDEQHGFSLGAVDYVTKPFNPDIVKTRVRTHLELYAQQQTLYAENKQLKQRIANKFCDYIEAEIVSILAAGESDGTEFKSTLRWNLHTDKADKKIENACLKTVAAFLNSDSGVLLVGVDDNGNILGLEQDGFASEDKLLLHWNSLLKSHIGIEFMQLIRSQINNFAGQRILLVQCLRSSKPVFFRRDNDEIFYVRTGNGTNQLKPSEVLAYLDQRES